CTCGGGATAGATCTCTCACCCGCGCTATATGTGAATCAACGCATCGCGGATAGCGACACGACCAACATTCTCGAGGTCGCGTTCGAAAGTGACGTCGTGACGATCCGGGAGAAGGCGATGGAGGTCGTCACTGCCTCCTCTGCCGCAGGCTTCCCGCTTCACAGCAACATCCCCGCCGCCATGGAGATGATGCTGTATCACTACTACCTCGACCGCGGTCTCGGGTCGCTACCCACCTTGCCGCGAGGCGAGGTCAGGATCACGCGAAGGGGCCAGGACGTCGTCGACATCGACGGGACCCCGACCACGCTCGACCGCTACGTGGTCGAAGGAATCAACTGGGGCCTGCGCACCATATGGCTCAATGATTCGAACGACTTGGTCGCGCTCGTTCAGGCCAATACCCAGTTCAGAGAAGCGATCCGGAAGGGGTACGAAGAAGCCCTGCCCTTCTTCATAGAAGGAAATGTCGAAGAGCAAATGCGCACGCTTGCCGACTACACCGAGTCGCTGCAAGGCGAGCAGTCAGAAGTCACGGCACTCGTTGGGGGCGACGTCGTCGACGCACTTAGTGATGTCACTCGGCGCGACATGACCGTGATCGTCGCGAAAGGGCGCATCAGGGAGATCGGCAGCATCAGCGAGGTCGTGATCCCATCCGACGCACGCGTGATCGATGTGTCGGGGAAGACGCTGATTCCGGGGCTCTGGGACATGCACGCTCATTCGAACCAGGTCCAGTGGGCACCCGCGTACCTGGCGGGCGGGATCACGACCATCCGTGATCTGGGCAACGAGCTCGAGTTCGCCACGGCCTTCAGGGATGCCGTCGCGAACGATGGTGCGATGGGCCCAGACATTCTTCTCGCGGGGATGGTGGACGGAGCGGGCGTCACCGGGAACGGCGTCATTCGCGCGACCACGACAGACGAGGCCCGCTCCGTCGTGGCCCGTTACTTCGATGAAGGCTACAAGCAGATAAAGATCTATACCGCAGTGGAGCCTGAAGTCCTCTCGGTACTTACCGAGGAGGCCCACGCGAGGGGGATGACCGTGTCAGGGCATGTGCCCCGGGCGGTAGGCAACGCAGTCGAAGCGGTCGCACGAGGTATGGATCAGTTCAACCATCGAGAGTTGTTCCTGTCGGTGCTCTTTCCTGACGAAGAGGTAGTCGATCTCGGCGGCCTCTACCTCTTTGACCGTGAGCTGACGCGCGGCCAGATCAGAAGGGCGACCTCGTTCTTCCTGGAACACAGAATCGTCCTCGACCCCACGATTTCACTCGACATCATTCGGAACCTGCCGAGAGGCACTCCCGTCGAAACCGTAGAGCCGGACGTCACGCGTATCGCGTATGAGCTCTGGGAAGGGAAGAGATTCCTGCCGGGTGTCAGTCCGCTGCGTGCCGCGCAGATGACCGAAGACGTGAAAAGAGCGATGGAGATCATCGGGACATTCCATCGGGCCGGCGTCCCGATCGTCGCGGGAACGGACAACGTGGTACCGGTCTTCAGTCTCTACCGGGAGATGGAGGCGTACCACGACCTCGGGGGGCTCACACCTCTCGACGCACTGCGGACCGCAACGATCATCCCCGCGCGAGCGATGGGGATGGCCTCGAAAACCGGCACGCTGGAAGTAGGCAAAGAAGCGGACATAGCGATCCTGGATCGCAATCCGCTCGACGACTTCGTGAATATCCGGAGCGTGTCTGCGGTGATGACGAACGGGAGATACTACCAAAGCGCGCTGCTATGGCGGGCCGCTGATTTCGAGCCGGGGCGGAACTAGCGGCATACATTTCCATAATCGCCCCCCATGCTGCTGGTGCTCACATAGCGAGGAATCGCACCGCGAACGTCAAATCCAGAGTCAGTTCCGCTGGCAGTATACAGGGCCTAGGGAACGAACCCGAAGACAAGCAGGTCGCCTGCTCCAGAGGGCCACCCACAGCCGTGACACCTCCCGGCCTCGGTATCTCGAGTCTCTGGACTGATCCAAGTCGCTGACTAGAGAACGAGCGGGAATCGCTTCGGGTGGGCCGCGGTCATCCGAGCAACGAGGCAGCCTCCTCTAGACGCGAAAGAGCTGTTGCTCGACCCTGAAAGAAACGACCGGACCCGCCGCCCCGCCCCCCAAGAACCTCTGCCACCTGCGGCCCAACCTCAGGCACGTCGCACGGGCTCGCCTCACCGGCACCAATGAGAAACGCGCCGGACTCTCCTTCACCGGCAGTGAGCAAGACCACTCGATCGGGGGCTAGGCGACCCACTTCCCTAGCGACCCGCTGCAGAAAGGACAGATCACGACCCGGCCAATGCGAGATGAGTACCGGCTCGACTCTCTGAGCCAGCCCAGCGGCACACGCGGTAGCGAGGTTGTCCTCAATGCTTCGCAGCGTGCGCTGCGACTCCCTTAGTTGTTCGAGCTTCGCTGCCGCTGCGGCCACCAGTTCGTCGTCGGACGCACCGAATAGGGATCGCAGTTCCGCATTTCGAGCGTGATGCGCGGCGTGAAGCCGTCGCAGTCGCACGCCCGCAACGTAGAACAGACGAGCGCCGCCTCGGACGGATTCGGTTCCCAGCAGCTTGAGCCCTTCGAGCTCCGCGGTCGAAGAAAGGTGCGTCCCGCCGCAGGTGTTGAGGTCAATCCCATCGATCTCAACAAGCCGAACACTCCCCGCGTGTCCCGACGGTAGCCCACGGGAGCGGACTGGCATCAGCCCGTACTCGTCGGGACTCACTTGCTTCGTGGTGATCGGTCTTGCCGCCCGGATCTCAGCGGCGACGGCCTCTTCCAGCTCTTCGAGCTGTTCGGCTCGCACGTCAGAGGTGTCGAGCTCGATGTCCGAGATTCTCTCACCCAGGTGGAACGCAGTGGTGGCCCACCCAAACGTGGCCTCCGCGATCGCGGTAAGCAGATGCTGTCCGGTGTGCTGTTGCATATGATCGAACCGCCGGCCCCATGCCAGCTCGACTGTGATGAGATCGCCCCCTCTCGGGACGGTCACGCGCTGGGGGGCAAGAAAGTGGCGGACCTCTCCTGAGACCCGCTGGACATCACAGACCTCGATACTGTCGATCGTTCCTCGGTCTGCTGGCTGGCCACCTCCCTCGGGATAAAGGATCGTGTCCTCGAGTACGACGTAGGATCGACCCTCCTCTCCACCGGACCTGACGACTGTGGTCTCGAGCCGCGTTAGTCGCGGATCCCGCTCGTATGCAAAAATATCGGGCACGACGGTCTCCCCCTGTGTAGGACGGCCCCCCCTGATCGGCGGATCCCCGTGAAGTGACAGGTAACATGGGAGAAAAATGACCAGAGCGGGGTGCTCGCAATCTCCGGCACATCCGCACTCGATTTGCCCGAGCGGTACTTCGGCACCATCGTCGCGATCCATACCGACCTCGTATCTGGACCCGCCTCATGCGCCGCACAATCTCGGCTCTCGTCACCGCAATCACGGTCACCGTTCCAGTCGGCCTCTCTGCACAGTCATCCTGGTCTGATCTGACGACCCTGTTCAGCGAGTGGCGCGACTTCGAGCGGAGTGACTTCGTCGATGGCGTCCCGGACTACAGACCTCCTGCAATGGCACGACAGCAGGAGGAGCTTCGGACATGGAAAGACCGCCTCTGGGCCTTCGACATCGACGGTTGGCCCATCGAACAGCAGATCGACTGGCATCTCGTGCGAGCGGAGATGAACGGGCTCGACTTCGATCACAAAATCCGACGTCCCTGGGCCCGGGACCCAGCGTTCTATGTGATGATGTACACGTCCGAGAGCGACGTGCCCGCGCATGAGGGCCCTGTCATGCACGGGTGGGTCGACACATGGACGTACACCTACCCGCTCTCCTCGGCTGATGCCGCTGAGCTCGCTGAACGATTCGCCACGATTCCGTCTGTACTCGACCAGGCCCGAGCCAACCTGGGCGGCAGCAACGCTCGCGACCTTTGGCATGCCGGCATTCGCTCCTTCCGTGGGCAGGCTAGCGACCTCCGTGCATACCGAGCGCAGGTTGCAGGTACGAGTGCGGATCTGGATCGCGCTCTCGAGCGGGCAGCACAGGCATCGGATGACTTCGCCGCGTGGGTGGAGGCAGAACTTCCTGGAAAGACAGGCCTTTCTGGTGTCGGCCGAGAGGCGTACACGTGGTACATGCATAACGTCCACCTCTCGCCGTTTTCGTGGGAGGAACAGGTGACGCTCATCCGCCGCGAGCTCGCGCGTGCCCATGCGTCGCTACGACTGGAAGAGAACCGGAACCGCAACCTCCCTCAGCTCAAACGCATCGGGAGCGCTGAGGAGTACGATCGACGACTCACCGAGTCGGTCGATCGGTACATGGCGTTTCTTGAACGCGAGAACGTCGAGACGGTTGAAGATTGGATGGCCGCAGCTCTGCGCGCCTCCAACGGTTCATTCTCACCCGCTGCACCAGGAGAGATCCGCAATTTCTTTCTGGAGGTCATCTACCGGGATCCGGACGCCTTCCGACCCCACATGCACCACTGGCTCGAGCTGGCCCGCAAGATCGAAGACCCGCACCCGAGCCCCGTCCGTGCGACCGCGCTCCTGTCCAACATTTACGACCACCGCTCGGAAGGCCTCGCGACCGGCGTAGAAGAAATGTTCATGCATATGGGCCTTCTCGACGAGAACTCGCCACGGGCACGTGAGCTGGTCTGGATCATGCTGGCCCAGCGGGCTGCGCGTGCGACCTCCGGCCTCATGATGAACGCCAACGAATTCGGCATGGAGGAGGCCGTCGCTTTCGCGTACAAATGGACGCCACGTGGGTGGCTACCCGACGGCGAGCTTATGCGCGGCGAACAGCAGTTGTATCTCCGCCAGCCCGGCTACGGAACAAGCTATGTGGCGGGTAAAATTCAGATTGAGGAGCTGCTGGCTGAGGAAGCGCTTCAGGAGGGTGACGATTTCACGGTCGGGCGCTTCTTCGACGACTTCTATGCTGCGGGCATCATTCCCACGGTGTTGGTTCGATGGGAGATGACGGGTGAGAAGGACTCGATTCTCGATATTGATGAGGTCCAGGAGGCGCCTTGGCGGTAGAGAGTCCGCAGGTCCTTCATGGCCTTGTCGCGATGCCCGGGACGCTCCCGGAAGGCCGCGAAGCACTTCAATGGGCCGCTACCGAGCAGCGACGGCTCTCTGGTGTGGTGTCATGACACCCCCCAGTGTCGAGGAGGTCAAGCGGATCCTCGGGCCAGATCCGCTGATCTCCGACTGGATCGACGTCCAGCATACGGACATGACCGGGTTTGCCCGAGTGACGCACGATGAGGACTGGATCCACACCGACCCCGTGCGCGCGCGTGCAGCGGGATTCGATGGTACGATCGCGTTCGGCTTCTGGACGCTTTCACTGCTGACCCAGTTCCTCCGTGATGCTTTGGAGGCAGAGTACCCGGCCGACGCGGACCTCGGGTTGAACTACGGACTGGACCGGGTGCGTTTCCTAGCGCCGGTGCCGGTTGGAGGTCGTGTCCGCGGTCACATCACCGTGACCGAGGTGCGAGAAAAGAAACCGGGCCGACTGCTCGTTTCGATCCACTGCGAAGTAGAGATCGAGGACCACGAAAGCCTAGCAATGGTCGCAGACTGGCTGATCCTGCTGGTGTATCACGAGTAACGGTCTACGCCCCAACTCTCCCATCGCCCCATACCGTCGTGCCCTGCTGGACCTCTTCCTCATCCGACTCCGATTGAGATGCGCAGCAGGCAGCATGTCTGCGATATTGCGCACAATATACGCCAATCGGCCCTAGTAGTTTGAGAGAGCCCCCAGCGTTACTCCGAAGCCACCGCCGACACTACGACTGTGATGTCCTGGTCGTGGTAAAGCGCTCCGTCGTCACCCCTGGCCCGCAAGATGTACGTCCCCGGCATATCGAAGATCACGGAGGTATGCCAGACACCGTCCTCCGGGACAGCTGGGCGAGTCCAGAGCGGAGCCCAAGGTGAGTTGGAACCGTTCCGCGTGTCTTCCCAGGTTTTCACCTGCGGTGGATCGAACTCCGGGGTGGCCTCACCCTCGGCGCGGTATACGAACCACGCGACGTGATGCCAGACGACCTTTTGGACCGTAATCCGAGTCGGAGGACGAAGCTGTCCCGCACTAAGCGCCGGAGGGCCTTCCATCTTGGCGAGGGCAGCAGCAGCACGCTCCTGGCGTGCCTCCCAGTTCTCGATCGCCTCCTCCAGGCCGTCGTCCGTCATGCGGACTGCGAGTTCGAGCGACTGACCGACCAAAACCTGATACTCGGTGCCGCCTTCCACGGTAATCTCGGGCACGTTATTCGCTCGGGTCTTAGCGTTACTGGCGCCGACTCCCAGAGCACCGGTCTCTGACGCAACCACGATATTGTCGATGACCTGATCGATACCCATGGTCCCGTAAGCGTACTGAGTTTTCCCGGCTGAGGTGAGCGTCCAGACAATCTCCTCATCCTCTCCGAGGTCGGCAGGCACCGGAACCGTAAAGACGAAACGGTTGCGGCGTGGTCGAAAGTGTGTGGGTTGGCCCTGATCAGCCGCGATTGGTGAGAAAAAGTTGTCCTCACCGACAGAGACGTCGACCTCCTCCTGCCAGTTCCGGTTCATGTAACCGAACACCATGGATTTCGAGCCGTCTTCGTGCTGGATCCACCCCTCGTACGCCGGGGCAACGTCCTGCCCTCTCTGGTACGCGATCTGACCGTCGAGCGCGGCGCCATCGGCCAACGTGATGCCGGCCGCAATCGAAAAGGCCGTGCTGAGGCGGGCCAAGGTCAAACCGTGTTTCATCGACCACCTGCCGGTATGACCGAACAGAGCGGACACCCAATCACATGATCGTTGGGGCCGAGATCAAGACGTTCACGGCGCTCGGCCATCGCAGCTTCGAACTGCTCCTGTGACATGGACAACCTCATGCCGAGATCGATGAACATGTTGGCGACCGATCTGTTGCCGGAGCCCTGCCAGTTCCGCGGGTCGGGGATGTTGAAGTTCTCTTCGGTGTTGTTCATGTAGCCGGTGATGTGAAGCACTGTGCCGGCCGGAAGGAGTGGCTGATAGTTCTCCTCAAACGTGTAGGTGCGCACCCAGTTGTGGTCGTACCCAACGCAGGAAAGCGTCTCAACGTTGAAGCCCCAGATCGCCTCGAGGCACATGCGGTCGCCCGGGGCGTGCAGGTGCGGCTCGAAGGAAACGACCTTGGTCGGTGTCCGGAGGACGGTGTACGCGTGCAGCTCCTGGTCCTTCTCCCCGGCCTGGATGTCAATGTCAGACCCGTTACCGAGGCCGAGAATCGACTCGCGATAGGTTGGCTCGTACCCCTCCGGGTGGAAGGTGAAGCCGAACTGAAGCCTCGCCCGCGTATCGAGACCGTTCGAATGCAGGTGTGTCGAGTTGGACACGAGCTTGGAACCCGTGCGCAGAAGTCGGCCGGCATCCTGGTCAAAGACGTCACCGTTACGCCCGACTTCGTGGACCGGCCACACCGTCCGACGACCCTCGCCTTCCTCGTTGAGCGTGCTCCACACCATGTGATGAATCACGAACCGGCCGCCCACGGTCTCGCGCCCGTTGCCTTCCGATGGCACGTCATTGATTTCCCTGATCTCGACGGATTTTACATACCGGTCCTCGAGAATCGGAATGTCGATCGGCGCGATGTCACCCCACCAGTCGGGCTCACCGGCCTCAACTAGAAACTCGTCGGTCGTCACGACCACGTCCGGCTCGCCGAGTGTCCAGGCGCCCGAATCGTCGAACTCGAGCGGAGCGGGCATGTCGGCCGGGTCCCCTTCCGGGGCACCGCTGCTGGCCCAGTCAGCGATCATTGCAATCTCATCATCGGTCAGCGACGGATCATTCTTGAAGTGCTGAATCCCGATGTCCTTCTCGACGTACCACGGAGGCATGGTGCCCATGCGGTCGCGAATGGCCGTGCGTCGGGCGATTCGCCCCGCATACCGCCGCGCATCCTCGTACCGGACGAGCGACATCGGCGCGACGCCGTTCGGACGGTGACAGTTCACGCAGCTGTTCTGGAAAATTGGCGCGATATCGCGACTGAACGTCACATCGTTAGGCTCACCACCTTCCTGAGCGGCAGCCGGCGTAGCAGCACAGGCTGCCAGCATGGCCACCGCGGCGGTGGTCCCAGTAGTCGATAGGCGTGGCATTGTGAACTTGGACATGAGATCCTTTGGCAATTTCGAGCGAAACGCAGGGCACGCGGACAAGGGCAAGGCTTCGAGCTTCCGCGGGCCAGAATGGAACAGCTAACAGGTTAGGCCCTGCCCTGATGGGATGACAAGCACCGACAAAGCATACGGTTGATGACAGCCCACTTCTTGCCCCATCTCGACCCCACTCGGATGTTGGCGTGATTAGACTGTACAGCGCCCAAATTCGCTCAGAGACATTTGCTATGATCCGCATTCGCACGCTGCCGGCAATTCTTCTTGCTTTCGCCGCTGCCTCGCCCGCATCAGCACAGCTTCCCCGCGCCGAACAGACACGGCCCGACAACGTCGTTTTGAGTCACCGGCAGGAGGACCCGCTCATAAGAGAGAGGCTCGCCGAGCGGTTCGACGACTTGCTACCCGAGTTGATGCGCCGCGAGGGCTTCGACATGTGGCTGGTGATCACTAGGGAGTACAACTCCGACCCGGTGTTTCGCTCGATGGCCCCGCTCACCACGTACTCGTCGCGGCGGCGGACGATTCTCATGTTCCACGATCTCGGTCCCGAGCAGGGAGTCGAGCGCATCAGCGTTGGGCGAGCCGATTACCAAGGAACGTTCGAGCTCTACCGAACGCACAACGACTCGCAGTACGTAAGCCTGGCACGCCTGATCGAGGAGCGTGATCCACAGAAAATCGGTATCAATGTGTCCGATCGGTGGAATCATGCGGACGGGCTCACGCACAACGAATACCTACGTCTCGAAGATGCGCTCAGCGAGACGTACGTCGACCGACTCGAGTCTGCTGAGATGCTGGCCGTGGGATGGCTCGAGTCGAAGCTCGCCCGCGAGACAGATCAGTACCGGAGCGTCATGCGTGTGGCCCATCAGGTCATCGCCGAGGCGTTCTCCAATGATGTCATCATTCCCGGAGTGACAACGAACCAGGACGTGGTCTGGTGGATGCGTCAGCGAGTGGCCGAACTCGGCCTCGGCCAGTGGTTCCAGCCATCGGTCAACGTTCAGCGCCGCGGTGGCATCCCGGATGCTGGTCCGCACGGAACGGTGATCGAGCGCGGAGACATGTTGCATACGGACTTCGGCATCATCGGGCTGGGCTTCTCGACCGATACGCAGCACAACGCCTACGTCCTGCTACCCGGCGAGACCGACGCACCAAACGGACTCAAGGTGGGGCTCGCCAAGGCGAACCGCCTGCAGGACCTGACGATGCTGAACGGACCGATTGGATCCACCGGGAACGAAGCGCTCGCGGGCGCACTCGCCCAGGCCCGGGAAGAAGGCATCACCGCCACCATCTACTGCCATGCGATCGGGTATCACGGGCACGGAGCCGGGCCGCCGATCGGGATGACCGACTACCAGACGGGTGTGCCCGTCCGTGGCGACTACCAGCTCCGTCCCAACACCTGGCATTCGATCGAGTTGAACGCTCGCGTTGCCGTTCCGGAGTGGGATGGCCAAGAGGTGCGGTTTGCTCTGGAAGAAGATGCGGCGCTACTCGACGATGGATGGGACTGGATCGACGGGAGGCAGACGAGCTTCTACCTCATTCGGTAGCGGGGCTGGGCTGGGCGGGGCGGGCGCGGGCAAGTGATCCGACTCGGCCGCAGCGGGCCTCAACACTC
This genomic interval from Longimicrobiales bacterium contains the following:
- a CDS encoding amidohydrolase family protein; translation: MTSRSMLGRGGLIVLLTLIGCTPDSRDWADLNEDGAFLMYRRQSLIGEETFSITSDQDSIVVRSLQGENERGRITGVQAELRLGIDLSPALYVNQRIADSDTTNILEVAFESDVVTIREKAMEVVTASSAAGFPLHSNIPAAMEMMLYHYYLDRGLGSLPTLPRGEVRITRRGQDVVDIDGTPTTLDRYVVEGINWGLRTIWLNDSNDLVALVQANTQFREAIRKGYEEALPFFIEGNVEEQMRTLADYTESLQGEQSEVTALVGGDVVDALSDVTRRDMTVIVAKGRIREIGSISEVVIPSDARVIDVSGKTLIPGLWDMHAHSNQVQWAPAYLAGGITTIRDLGNELEFATAFRDAVANDGAMGPDILLAGMVDGAGVTGNGVIRATTTDEARSVVARYFDEGYKQIKIYTAVEPEVLSVLTEEAHARGMTVSGHVPRAVGNAVEAVARGMDQFNHRELFLSVLFPDEEVVDLGGLYLFDRELTRGQIRRATSFFLEHRIVLDPTISLDIIRNLPRGTPVETVEPDVTRIAYELWEGKRFLPGVSPLRAAQMTEDVKRAMEIIGTFHRAGVPIVAGTDNVVPVFSLYREMEAYHDLGGLTPLDALRTATIIPARAMGMASKTGTLEVGKEADIAILDRNPLDDFVNIRSVSAVMTNGRYYQSALLWRAADFEPGRN
- a CDS encoding M24 family metallopeptidase; its protein translation is MIRLYSAQIRSETFAMIRIRTLPAILLAFAAASPASAQLPRAEQTRPDNVVLSHRQEDPLIRERLAERFDDLLPELMRREGFDMWLVITREYNSDPVFRSMAPLTTYSSRRRTILMFHDLGPEQGVERISVGRADYQGTFELYRTHNDSQYVSLARLIEERDPQKIGINVSDRWNHADGLTHNEYLRLEDALSETYVDRLESAEMLAVGWLESKLARETDQYRSVMRVAHQVIAEAFSNDVIIPGVTTNQDVVWWMRQRVAELGLGQWFQPSVNVQRRGGIPDAGPHGTVIERGDMLHTDFGIIGLGFSTDTQHNAYVLLPGETDAPNGLKVGLAKANRLQDLTMLNGPIGSTGNEALAGALAQAREEGITATIYCHAIGYHGHGAGPPIGMTDYQTGVPVRGDYQLRPNTWHSIELNARVAVPEWDGQEVRFALEEDAALLDDGWDWIDGRQTSFYLIR
- a CDS encoding cytochrome c, coding for MSKFTMPRLSTTGTTAAVAMLAACAATPAAAQEGGEPNDVTFSRDIAPIFQNSCVNCHRPNGVAPMSLVRYEDARRYAGRIARRTAIRDRMGTMPPWYVEKDIGIQHFKNDPSLTDDEIAMIADWASSGAPEGDPADMPAPLEFDDSGAWTLGEPDVVVTTDEFLVEAGEPDWWGDIAPIDIPILEDRYVKSVEIREINDVPSEGNGRETVGGRFVIHHMVWSTLNEEGEGRRTVWPVHEVGRNGDVFDQDAGRLLRTGSKLVSNSTHLHSNGLDTRARLQFGFTFHPEGYEPTYRESILGLGNGSDIDIQAGEKDQELHAYTVLRTPTKVVSFEPHLHAPGDRMCLEAIWGFNVETLSCVGYDHNWVRTYTFEENYQPLLPAGTVLHITGYMNNTEENFNIPDPRNWQGSGNRSVANMFIDLGMRLSMSQEQFEAAMAERRERLDLGPNDHVIGCPLCSVIPAGGR
- a CDS encoding MaoC family dehydratase; its protein translation is MTPPSVEEVKRILGPDPLISDWIDVQHTDMTGFARVTHDEDWIHTDPVRARAAGFDGTIAFGFWTLSLLTQFLRDALEAEYPADADLGLNYGLDRVRFLAPVPVGGRVRGHITVTEVREKKPGRLLVSIHCEVEIEDHESLAMVADWLILLVYHE
- a CDS encoding alanyl-tRNA editing protein, with product MPDIFAYERDPRLTRLETTVVRSGGEEGRSYVVLEDTILYPEGGGQPADRGTIDSIEVCDVQRVSGEVRHFLAPQRVTVPRGGDLITVELAWGRRFDHMQQHTGQHLLTAIAEATFGWATTAFHLGERISDIELDTSDVRAEQLEELEEAVAAEIRAARPITTKQVSPDEYGLMPVRSRGLPSGHAGSVRLVEIDGIDLNTCGGTHLSSTAELEGLKLLGTESVRGGARLFYVAGVRLRRLHAAHHARNAELRSLFGASDDELVAAAAAKLEQLRESQRTLRSIEDNLATACAAGLAQRVEPVLISHWPGRDLSFLQRVAREVGRLAPDRVVLLTAGEGESGAFLIGAGEASPCDVPEVGPQVAEVLGGRGGGSGRFFQGRATALSRLEEAASLLG
- a CDS encoding DUF885 family protein, which translates into the protein MRRTISALVTAITVTVPVGLSAQSSWSDLTTLFSEWRDFERSDFVDGVPDYRPPAMARQQEELRTWKDRLWAFDIDGWPIEQQIDWHLVRAEMNGLDFDHKIRRPWARDPAFYVMMYTSESDVPAHEGPVMHGWVDTWTYTYPLSSADAAELAERFATIPSVLDQARANLGGSNARDLWHAGIRSFRGQASDLRAYRAQVAGTSADLDRALERAAQASDDFAAWVEAELPGKTGLSGVGREAYTWYMHNVHLSPFSWEEQVTLIRRELARAHASLRLEENRNRNLPQLKRIGSAEEYDRRLTESVDRYMAFLERENVETVEDWMAAALRASNGSFSPAAPGEIRNFFLEVIYRDPDAFRPHMHHWLELARKIEDPHPSPVRATALLSNIYDHRSEGLATGVEEMFMHMGLLDENSPRARELVWIMLAQRAARATSGLMMNANEFGMEEAVAFAYKWTPRGWLPDGELMRGEQQLYLRQPGYGTSYVAGKIQIEELLAEEALQEGDDFTVGRFFDDFYAAGIIPTVLVRWEMTGEKDSILDIDEVQEAPWR